The following proteins are encoded in a genomic region of Thioclava nitratireducens:
- a CDS encoding YbcC family protein produces the protein MSFHSYQFPGATLQLFAAAEKTLAQIPPAFGLEATVAVNPYLGQAGESRLQAATRLARVAGARTTAPREAIAQWLEAGRLTQQDISTAAIEAGLDPDQVRKALHAPSPAYRPDPTLADLAAKETGQDWPALIADRVGLWAGGHFDKGQALWPAPEGAAFKAWRAFALRDLTPGLHGLRGFCAFAASLPTDARATFAELTGRLGLSTEAAPLYLHRLAMSLGGWAQYARGLGWADGLKGERNALAFEMLVIRLAWEVALLECFRDRLSAPWTRALKDHAAPLNPSLDLRIDLALQEAADRAEERALAETLAAADERTGAQAPDIQAVFCIDVRSEPFRRALEAADPGVQTRGFAGFFGLPIAHRGLASDQRDARAPVLLETGVESQVAVSDKADQAARIARRATRAWGRFKLAAVSSFAFVEAAGPLYLGKLFGSAMAQETAPTPEPVPALDLPSDERIALAGRVLQAMSLTSDFAPLVLIAGHGAHVTNAPHASALQCGACGGHAGDVNARLLAELLNDPVVRKGLSRSGIAIPPETRFLAGLHDTVSDELRLFEDGTAAVPRAHLAQLQTALAKAGQIARTARAQALPRAGSGADLPRRGKDWSELRPEWGLAGCRTFIVAPRARSRGCDLGGRAFLHDYDWRQDAGFSTLELILTAPAVVTSWIALQYNGSATAPEVFGAGNKLLHNVVGGIGVFEGNGGDLRVGLPMQSMHDGERLRHDPLRLSVVVAAPTEAITDVLERHPQLKALFDNGWLSLQAMDDAGRITARYQNGSWVERDQPPQIRAA, from the coding sequence ATGAGTTTCCACAGCTATCAATTCCCCGGCGCGACCTTGCAACTCTTTGCCGCAGCCGAAAAGACGCTGGCTCAGATCCCGCCCGCCTTCGGGCTGGAGGCGACGGTGGCGGTGAACCCCTATCTCGGTCAGGCCGGAGAGAGCCGCCTTCAGGCCGCGACCCGGCTGGCGCGGGTGGCGGGCGCCCGGACGACCGCCCCGCGCGAGGCAATAGCCCAGTGGCTAGAGGCCGGGCGGCTCACGCAGCAGGATATTTCCACCGCCGCGATCGAGGCCGGGCTCGACCCCGATCAGGTGCGAAAGGCGCTTCACGCCCCCTCGCCCGCGTATCGACCCGATCCGACGCTGGCCGATCTGGCCGCGAAGGAGACCGGACAGGACTGGCCCGCGCTGATCGCGGACCGGGTCGGTCTCTGGGCCGGCGGGCATTTCGACAAGGGGCAAGCGCTCTGGCCTGCGCCCGAAGGCGCGGCCTTCAAGGCGTGGCGGGCGTTCGCGCTGCGCGACCTGACGCCGGGTCTGCACGGGCTGCGCGGCTTCTGCGCCTTCGCGGCGAGCCTGCCCACGGATGCGCGCGCCACCTTCGCGGAACTGACGGGCCGGCTTGGTCTGAGCACCGAGGCCGCGCCACTCTACCTGCATCGGCTCGCGATGAGCCTCGGAGGCTGGGCGCAATATGCGCGCGGGCTTGGCTGGGCGGACGGGCTGAAGGGAGAGCGCAATGCGCTGGCGTTCGAGATGCTGGTGATCCGGCTCGCGTGGGAGGTGGCGCTGCTGGAGTGTTTCCGCGACCGGCTCTCCGCCCCGTGGACGCGGGCGCTGAAAGACCATGCCGCGCCGCTGAATCCGAGCCTCGATCTGCGCATCGATCTTGCACTGCAAGAGGCCGCGGACCGGGCCGAAGAACGGGCCTTGGCGGAAACGCTCGCAGCGGCGGACGAACGGACCGGCGCACAGGCACCCGACATCCAGGCGGTCTTTTGCATTGACGTGCGGTCCGAACCCTTCCGGCGGGCCTTGGAAGCCGCCGATCCCGGCGTGCAGACGCGCGGCTTCGCGGGCTTCTTCGGTCTGCCGATCGCCCATCGCGGGCTGGCCTCGGACCAGCGCGACGCGCGGGCGCCGGTGCTGTTGGAAACAGGGGTCGAGTCGCAAGTCGCGGTGAGCGACAAGGCCGATCAGGCCGCGCGGATCGCCCGGCGCGCCACCCGCGCTTGGGGCCGGTTCAAGCTGGCCGCGGTGTCGTCCTTCGCCTTCGTGGAAGCGGCCGGGCCGCTGTATCTGGGCAAGCTTTTCGGGTCGGCGATGGCGCAGGAAACGGCACCGACCCCCGAGCCCGTGCCCGCGCTCGACCTGCCCTCCGATGAGCGGATCGCGCTGGCGGGCCGGGTGCTGCAGGCGATGTCGCTCACCTCCGATTTCGCGCCGCTGGTCCTGATCGCGGGTCACGGCGCGCATGTCACCAACGCACCGCATGCGAGCGCGCTGCAATGCGGGGCCTGTGGCGGCCATGCGGGCGATGTGAACGCGCGGTTGCTCGCGGAACTGCTCAACGATCCGGTGGTACGCAAGGGACTGTCCCGGAGCGGCATCGCGATCCCGCCGGAGACGCGGTTCCTTGCCGGGCTGCATGATACAGTCAGCGACGAGCTACGGCTGTTCGAGGACGGGACGGCTGCGGTGCCGCGGGCGCATCTGGCGCAGTTGCAAACAGCGCTCGCGAAGGCGGGCCAGATCGCCCGGACGGCGCGGGCGCAGGCCCTCCCCCGCGCCGGGTCGGGGGCAGATCTGCCCCGGCGGGGCAAGGACTGGTCCGAGTTGCGGCCCGAATGGGGGCTGGCCGGTTGCCGCACCTTCATCGTGGCCCCCAGGGCGCGGAGCAGGGGCTGCGATCTGGGTGGGCGAGCCTTCCTGCACGATTACGACTGGCGGCAGGATGCGGGCTTTTCCACGCTCGAGCTGATCCTGACCGCCCCTGCCGTCGTCACCAGCTGGATCGCGCTGCAATATAACGGCTCCGCCACCGCGCCCGAGGTATTCGGGGCGGGCAACAAGCTGTTGCACAACGTGGTCGGCGGCATCGGTGTGTTCGAGGGCAATGGCGGCGATCTGCGGGTCGGGTTGCCGATGCAATCGATGCATGACGGCGAGCGGCTGCGGCATGATCCGCTGCGGCTCTCGGTGGTCGTCGCGGCACCGACCGAGGCGATCACCGACGTGCTGGAGCGGCATCCGCAGCTCAAGGCGCTGTTCGACAATGGCTGGTTGTCGCTGCAGGCGATGGACGATGCGGGCCGGATCACGGCGCGCTATCAAAACGGTTCGTGGGTGGAGCGGGACCAACCGCCCCAGATCCGCGCCGCCTGA
- a CDS encoding proton-conducting transporter membrane subunit has translation MSYLLLLPAALLIAVGTDLLLRPAERAGARLRGPELASLLGLLATVSAAVMLALSGPTTSPLIGMAGIGLSARIDIVSISLALTVGFVGWVVLRFSRVALDGEARQSWFMGWMSLTLACVLALVVAGNLFQLVIAWIAVGTGLHRLLLFYPERPGAQRAARKKSLSGLVASGALLVAVSLLAYGFGTTDIARILEAARDGQGPQTLWVVAGLLGVAAVFKSALIPTHGWLTEVMEAPTPVSALMHAGVVNAGGFLLIRFADVMLAAPGVLAVLALVGGLSALIAAAVATTQSAVKTSLAWSTCAQMSFMVLQCGLALFPLALLHIVAHSLYKAHAFLSSGSAVAAVAQQRRPGPVAVPGAGAVLRAFLLSLAIYGGALALSGLWHEPPQAIALGAILVFGVAYLIAQGLAEAAPWPLFWRTTLMSLGATLGYFALHWGANALSAGTLPPPPPADPLIWLVMLLTIAGFGLAAWAQATFPLWGSHPAAAGLRVHLMNGLYLNALTDRLIGQTSLKKG, from the coding sequence ATGTCTTATCTCTTGCTGCTGCCCGCTGCGCTTTTGATCGCGGTCGGCACTGATTTGCTTCTGAGGCCTGCGGAGCGGGCCGGAGCGCGACTGCGTGGGCCGGAGTTGGCCTCACTTCTGGGGCTGCTCGCGACGGTGAGCGCGGCGGTGATGCTTGCGCTGTCGGGGCCGACGACGAGCCCGCTCATAGGCATGGCGGGCATCGGTCTCTCTGCGCGCATCGACATCGTCAGCATCTCGCTGGCACTGACCGTCGGCTTCGTCGGCTGGGTGGTGCTGCGCTTTTCGCGGGTCGCGCTCGATGGCGAAGCGCGGCAAAGCTGGTTCATGGGCTGGATGAGCCTGACACTCGCCTGTGTGCTTGCGCTCGTGGTGGCGGGCAACCTGTTCCAGCTGGTGATCGCATGGATCGCGGTCGGCACCGGTCTGCACCGGTTGCTGCTGTTCTATCCAGAGCGCCCCGGCGCGCAACGCGCCGCGCGGAAGAAATCGCTCAGCGGGTTGGTCGCGAGCGGTGCCCTGCTGGTCGCGGTGAGCCTCCTCGCCTATGGCTTCGGGACCACCGACATCGCGCGCATCCTCGAGGCTGCGCGCGACGGGCAAGGGCCGCAGACGCTTTGGGTCGTGGCGGGGCTTCTGGGCGTCGCTGCGGTGTTCAAATCGGCGCTGATCCCGACCCATGGCTGGTTGACCGAGGTGATGGAGGCCCCAACCCCGGTCTCGGCACTGATGCATGCGGGCGTGGTCAATGCAGGGGGCTTCCTGCTGATCCGCTTTGCCGACGTGATGCTCGCCGCGCCCGGCGTCCTCGCGGTGCTGGCGCTGGTCGGCGGGCTCAGCGCACTCATCGCGGCGGCAGTGGCGACGACGCAATCGGCGGTGAAGACCTCGCTTGCATGGTCCACCTGCGCACAGATGAGCTTCATGGTGCTGCAATGCGGACTGGCGCTGTTTCCGCTGGCGCTGCTGCATATCGTGGCGCATTCGCTTTACAAGGCGCATGCCTTCCTGTCCTCGGGCAGCGCGGTCGCCGCGGTGGCGCAGCAGCGCCGGCCCGGCCCGGTCGCGGTGCCGGGCGCCGGAGCGGTGCTGCGCGCCTTCCTTCTTTCGCTCGCAATCTACGGCGGGGCGCTCGCGCTCTCCGGGCTCTGGCACGAGCCGCCACAGGCGATCGCGTTGGGGGCGATCCTCGTCTTCGGCGTCGCCTACCTGATCGCTCAGGGGCTGGCGGAGGCCGCGCCGTGGCCACTGTTCTGGCGCACGACGCTGATGTCTCTGGGCGCGACCCTTGGTTATTTCGCGCTGCATTGGGGGGCAAATGCGCTCTCGGCGGGCACCCTGCCGCCCCCGCCCCCGGCCGATCCGCTGATCTGGCTGGTGATGCTCCTGACGATCGCAGGCTTCGGCCTCGCGGCCTGGGCGCAGGCGACCTTCCCGCTCTGGGGCAGCCATCCGGCTGCGGCGGGGCTGCGGGTCCACCTCATGAACGGTCTCTATCTTAATGCGCTCACCGATCGGCTGATCGGGCAGACGTCCCTCAAGAAAGGTTAA
- a CDS encoding autoinducer binding domain-containing protein yields the protein MDQLRVIEDRLQRLNRITDWKFALGLHIRFANPTLSYVTYPKEWVDYYTEKQLVFVDPTVRWAISNQGICDWADLSDGDENDVFGAASRFGLRYGKVIALGELDRSIGFFAHPSRPITQEEIEQAQSLMQELHDVTRDALDMSEKELEELRQIPVLP from the coding sequence TTGGATCAGCTGCGTGTAATCGAAGACCGCTTGCAGCGCCTTAATCGGATCACCGATTGGAAATTCGCCTTGGGTTTGCACATTCGCTTTGCCAATCCGACCCTGAGCTATGTGACCTACCCGAAAGAATGGGTGGATTACTACACCGAAAAACAGCTCGTTTTCGTGGACCCGACCGTCCGATGGGCGATTTCCAATCAGGGTATTTGCGATTGGGCGGACCTCTCCGACGGCGATGAGAATGACGTGTTCGGCGCCGCTTCGCGTTTTGGATTGCGTTACGGGAAGGTCATTGCACTTGGGGAACTGGACCGTTCCATTGGCTTCTTTGCCCATCCTTCTCGTCCGATCACACAGGAGGAGATCGAGCAGGCTCAATCGCTAATGCAGGAGCTTCACGACGTCACCCGCGATGCGTTGGACATGTCCGAGAAGGAGCTCGAGGAGCTTCGCCAGATCCCGGTGCTGCCCTAA